The stretch of DNA TCactctaaatttaaatttaacatttATTAGCTTATTTTTGGTGTATTTAGTAATTGATATAACAAATTGCATACATATCCCTCCCAAATCAATGATTGTTTTATATTTATCCCTTTAATTATGAGTTTAACATTTATTTTCATATCTATTTATATGACAAATTTGCACACAAATCCGTTCAAAATCAGTGTTTTATATCTCTATAATTGAATTTGACATTTGTAcccatataaaaatatttaaatacatttggataaaataattaatcaaaATAGTACAGTATTCTAACTATTTAAAGTTTCCACTGGAAGCATATCTCTCTCGATAAGACTTTGAGATTTTTTAAGAATttataaagataaattttaattcactaataattaagatttataaatcttaatcctaattcatCAATGGTTCCTTAATCTAAATCCTAAGCCATCAaaaaaatgaaatcaaattaaaaCTACTGAACCTTTTTCCAATGGCTGGAGTTCTTGAGGCGACCGATAACAGTATCAATATCTTTATTGCTTTTGGTGACCATGTTCTTCTTAACAAGTGGCAAAAAGATTCCGAGTTTTACTTGCATTATCACTTCGGGGAATGATGTTGATTCATCTGAACATCTCTTCGAAAGATTCCTGCCGACATGTATTGTCACTGGGCACTGATGATAGAGCAACCTCAGAATTATTGATAGTACTACTACTTCTCATTGTGTTGACCACTCTATGGAGTCATTATATCTCCTGTTTTGCTATTCACAGACAAAGTCAGAGCCATCAGAAACAAATAAGAATGAAACATTTGCTAGTGGCATATTGTGTGTGAATAAGGTTGTTTAAGCAAGAGATAATAAGAACTCATGACATAGTACTGAAGGAAAGGGTGCACGGCTTCTTTCTAATTCACTGGTTTTTCTCCTTCTCACCTTATGAAATGAACAAATATCTATAGCATTTTCCTCAGATAAACATTAATAAGATCGATCTTGCTGGCACCAGAGAACAAAGCCCAATAAAGGATGCAAATGAATCACCAAGAACGATAGTTCATTGCATTGAAATAAGTAGCTGCATtcagaagaacaaagcaacacacGTAGATAAGTAAATGATGGTTCCCTCAGCAAAGGAAACCCTTATTACCGAAGAGAAAATGGGAACTTAAAGAAGAAGACTACTAATACTGGACTACCAGCAAATTTATTTGAGACGGGCATGACACGCTGAACAAGCACATATGGGCAATGAGCAGGAAGCACCTTGAGCGGCAGCATGGGCTTCGATTTAGCTCTTCATCTGCCTTTGGACACATGAACCTCCTGCATGGAACCTTGGCCTGTCTTCATCATCTGCTCACACATAAGTGAGAAACAGTGTGGTTACTTCTCTACGTCACTTCATAAACATGAAGGGTAAGCCATGCATTCATAATATAGTACCTAGTTAGATGCATCATCCTGCTTGGCACCTTAGGCCATCTTTGACCTCTGCTCAGGAATAAGTAAAGGGTTGTGGTTACGTTTTCATCATGGCTTCATCAAAGACAAAAGGTCCAGATGCAGAACAcatgaagaggagaagaagcatATTTATTTGATAGTACCTTGATGTCCATCTTCTCGGGAGTCGGCATGTGCACCGCTTCGTTGGTACTTAGGGACTGGGTGTTCCATCCCTGATCTTCATCACGTTGCCTAGTGCGTGATTCCTTTGATGAGGCTTCTACTGGTGGTCTGTTGATTTTTCGGGCATCTGAAGCACGTCGAATTATAGGGAACGAAATGTTCTGCAGCTCTGGAGGATTGTAGGTCCCACAGTTCACAAGAACAAGTTGTTTGAGGGAGTTGAGTCGAAAGAACCAATCTTTTTCATCAATAAGGGATCTCAGGACAGAGATGCCATGGATTTCCAGTGTGCAAAGCAGAACAGGGTTCCTTTCTTCAAGGCAATCCCGGATGAGATGGATGTTATCAGTGTAAATCTTGAACATTGATGTTGGGGATATGTCCTCGGGAAAAATGATTGGACTAGGTGGATACACTAGAATGGTAAGTTCCCTGAGGAACGATGGCAGAGGCAGAGGCCCCCTTGAGTAGTTGCAATTCCAAATGAAGAGCTTATGAAGACAAGGAAACAGTTCAAAGCCATTCTCTAGTCCATCCCATGCATTCCAATTTTTCAGATCATCAAACAAGAGCTCCTCTAATGCAGGGaatgatacattattctcttttttctccttttggGGATTCACACAAATTTTATCTTTGTCGATGCCAAAGAATGTTGTATCAATCTTGTCAATTGAGCTTAGAGATCTTATGTGCAGGATCTTGAGAAGCGGAAGCTCACCAAAAGGTGGAAGAGCCTTCCAGGAACTGCAATTGCATAACTTTAAGTGCTCTAAGTTGGACAACACTTTATTCTTCATCCATGTTGGAGATTTGCATCCTTTATAGCCTGAAATAGTCAGTTTTCTGAGATTTGAATGCGGTTTGAGTCCTTCAATAACTTTTTCGGCATCTTCCCATTTGCTGTGTTGGATTATCTCTTTCCCATTATAATCCCAATGTAGTTTCAACTTGCTAAGGTGCTCTTTGGTGTGCAGCATGGCCTGTTCTGCTTTTTTCATACTCTCAACATACTGGAGATTGTTGATGCAGAGTTTTCCTTGAAGCTGGTTCATGGCACTTAACTGTCCTACTTCAAATCCTTCCTTAAGCTGCACATGGTACTTCTTTAATTCCTGAAGAGAAGTTAGCTTGCCAACTCCAGCTATGGTAGAAATTGCTTCTAGACTAGGAATTAGGCGGCGAAGTCTTATTAACCTGTTCATCTTTTCTGGCAGCAACAAATTCTTAGAGCACATCTTCAGATTCACCCACTGTAGATGGTAAAGATTGAAAAATGATTCTGGCCATTCAGTAATTACATCACCTGGGATTTCCAAGTAGCGTAGATGTTTTAAACCACCAATAGCCTTAGGTAAGCCACTTCCAAGCACAGAAAGTATCAAAAGCCGCAGGCATTTAAAACTATCCAAAACCTCTTTAAGACTATCCACAAAGTCAGACTTGGGGATGCCATGGGAGAGATCACCAGCAACAACAAGGCTGCGCACATTGCCCTTCTTGCACAAAATCTTAGAAAACATAACCAGATTATCAGCAGTAACATAAATATGGCGAGCCTTATCTGGGATTCTAATCGGCTGATTTCCttcatattcatcatcaagtctaaAATATTCACCATCAGAAATACAATCGGCAAGCTCATGCAAGACAGCATGGATCACAAACTTGTCCTCCTTTCTCTTTGCATTCACGAAAAAGGATCGGGATGACAGCTCATTTATTAAGTCCTGACCAATGTCCTCCATCCTGTCATGTTTGTCATTTGCTTGAACAAAGCCTAGGGCCATCCACATTTGAAGTAAATCATCTCTCTCAAAGCTATGGTTCTTTGGAAACAAAGAACATGAAATATAGCACTGCTTCAAGTATGCAGGCAGCTGCTCATAGCTGAGTCTCAGAACTGACACAATGTCACCTTCCTTTTCTTCAATTTCATATATCTTCTTATGCAAGATTCTTCTCCAGTGTTCTTCCTTCAAATCATATTTTAAAGCACGTCCTACTGTCACTGCTGCCAAGGGTGAGCCCCCCAACTTCTGAGATATTTCCCAGCCTATCCGTTCCAACCTCCGATGCTCAGCATGGTTTTGGTCACTAAGTGAACATTCTTTGAGTAACTCCCAGTTAACCTTGTCATCTAAGCCATCCAGATTTACTATGTCCCTGGTCCCCATCATCTTTGCCACACTTTCAAGCTGAGTGGTTACTATGATTCTGCATCCCTTGTGACCAGATCTAAATGCACTGCACAGGTTTTCCCAGTTAGCAACGGACTCCTCCCACACATCATCTAAAACAACTAAAACCCTTTTGTCCTTTAGACACTCGGACAGAATTTTCTGTATCTCATCCAAGTTACTGATGCTATGAAGATCAGTCAGTTTGAGAATCTCATCCAAATTATTAATGCTGTGAAGACCAATATGTCGATGGATAGCAGCAGATTCTATGATTTCTATGGAAAGCCTCCTCACATCGAAATTATTGCACACACAGACCCATgccttaatatcatattttaaacttTCATCATTGTATACAAGCCGAGCAAGTTCTGTCTTACCGATCCCACCAGGGCCTACTATGGAAACAAGAGAAAAACTGTTGCTATCAGGATTCAAATTGTTACCTGTTTTAAGAAGCATCTTCAGTTTCGTTACTTCTTCATCTCGTCCTCTCAGTGGCCTGGGCTTGATGGGGGAGGTTGTTCGTCGCCAATTGGGAATTTCTACATCATCCTTCTTGTTAGTTGCTACATTTAGCTCCACCACCTTGAGAAGTTTGCCAAGTTCATCTACAAGTTCACTGAATTGCTTGATAGCATCATCCAACTGGTTGAGATCCTTGTCGCAAAAAGCCAGTAGCTTGAGTGTGTGTATGAACTTGTTCTTGATCTTAGCCCGGTCTTTGCTCTGCTCCTCAAAAATCAGCTGGTTCTTGCCCTTGGCTATATCTTCAAGCAGATTGTACTCAAATCCATCGATCACGTCCTCCGCAGCATAAACAGAATCCTTTAGGTCCCATAGCCATTCCTCCAAACCGGGGTTTGTGATCCGTCTCTTGTCGACCTCAAAGAGTGCTGCTTGGATCTTTCTGAGATTTTTCTCCAGTTTTTTCAGTTTGCCTTTGACATCCCGGTACTCATACTGGTTCTTCACGTAGAGGATGCCCAGGTCTGCCACCTTAGCTATGAATGTGCCTATGAACCAACCTGCTATTAGC from Musa acuminata AAA Group cultivar baxijiao chromosome BXJ2-11, Cavendish_Baxijiao_AAA, whole genome shotgun sequence encodes:
- the LOC135626641 gene encoding disease resistance protein RGA2-like; this encodes MAPLLIAGWFIGTFIAKVADLGILYVKNQYEYRDVKGKLKKLEKNLRKIQAALFEVDKRRITNPGLEEWLWDLKDSVYAAEDVIDGFEYNLLEDIAKGKNQLIFEEQSKDRAKIKNKFIHTLKLLAFCDKDLNQLDDAIKQFSELVDELGKLLKVVELNVATNKKDDVEIPNWRRTTSPIKPRPLRGRDEEVTKLKMLLKTGNNLNPDSNSFSLVSIVGPGGIGKTELARLVYNDESLKYDIKAWVCVCNNFDVRRLSIEIIESAAIHRHIGLHSINNLDEILKLTDLHSISNLDEIQKILSECLKDKRVLVVLDDVWEESVANWENLCSAFRSGHKGCRIIVTTQLESVAKMMGTRDIVNLDGLDDKVNWELLKECSLSDQNHAEHRRLERIGWEISQKLGGSPLAAVTVGRALKYDLKEEHWRRILHKKIYEIEEKEGDIVSVLRLSYEQLPAYLKQCYISCSLFPKNHSFERDDLLQMWMALGFVQANDKHDRMEDIGQDLINELSSRSFFVNAKRKEDKFVIHAVLHELADCISDGEYFRLDDEYEGNQPIRIPDKARHIYVTADNLVMFSKILCKKGNVRSLVVAGDLSHGIPKSDFVDSLKEVLDSFKCLRLLILSVLGSGLPKAIGGLKHLRYLEIPGDVITEWPESFFNLYHLQWVNLKMCSKNLLLPEKMNRLIRLRRLIPSLEAISTIAGVGKLTSLQELKKYHVQLKEGFEVGQLSAMNQLQGKLCINNLQYVESMKKAEQAMLHTKEHLSKLKLHWDYNGKEIIQHSKWEDAEKVIEGLKPHSNLRKLTISGYKGCKSPTWMKNKVLSNLEHLKLCNCSSWKALPPFGELPLLKILHIRSLSSIDKIDTTFFGIDKDKICVNPQKEKKENNVSFPALEELLFDDLKNWNAWDGLENGFELFPCLHKLFIWNCNYSRGPLPLPSFLRELTILVYPPSPIIFPEDISPTSMFKIYTDNIHLIRDCLEERNPVLLCTLEIHGISVLRSLIDEKDWFFRLNSLKQLVLVNCGTYNPPELQNISFPIIRRASDARKINRPPVEASSKESRTRQRDEDQGWNTQSLSTNEAVHMPTPEKMDIKRSKMA